Genomic window (Luteibacter yeojuensis):
GGAGTACGAGGAAGAGCACCGGCAGCAAGGCGCCGAAACTCAACGAGCCCGTCAGCTCTTCGACCAGTTTCGGCAGGAACGGCGAAGGCAGCCGGTTGGCGACGTCGACGAGGTAGCGGTTGGTCGCCCGCAGGAAACCCAGCGCGACGACCAGCAACAAGCCGAGCCCGATGGCGCGACGGCGCCATCGGGCTCGCTTCGAGACGTTCGAGTTGGCGCAGTCCATGTCGTCCCCCCGGACGATACATTCCCCCGCCGGCTCTTATACCAGAGCCGGCGGGGTGGCATGGATCAGGCGGCCCTGCGCGGCAACACCCAGTCGGGGCGGATGAAGTGGCAGGTGTAACCGTTGGGGTACTTTTCCAGGTAATCCTGGTGCTCCGGCTCCGCCTCCCAGAACGGGCCCGCAGGGGAGATCTCGGTCACCGCCTTGCCCGGCCAGAGGCCCGACGCGTTCACGTCGGCCAACGTGTCCTCGGCCACGGCCTTCTGCTCGGCGTCGAGGTAGAAGATGGCCGAACGGTAACTGGTACCCACGTCGTTGCCCTGCCGGTTCAGCGTGGTCGGATCGTGGATCTGGAAGAAGAACTCGAGCACCTTTCGGTAGCTGAGCTTCGCCGGATCGAACTCGATCTCGATGGCCTCGGCATGGGTGCCGTGATTGCGGTAGGTCGCGTTCGGGACGTCGCCGCCCGTATAACCCACGCGGGTGGTTATCACGCCCGGCTGCTTGCGGATCAGGTCCTGCATGCCCCAGAAACAACCGCCGGCGAGGATGGCGCGGGACGTGCTCATGCCGCACCTCCCTTCGCGTCGGCGAACAGGCTCGCATACTGGCCGTAGCCTTCCTTTTCCAGGTCGGCGACGGGAATGAAGCGCAGGGATGCCGAGTTGATGCAATAGCGCAGGCCGCCGCGATCGCGCGGTCCGTCCGGGAAGACATGCCCGAGGTGGCTGTCGCCATGGGTCGAGCGGACCTCGGTGCGGATCATCCCGTGGCTACCGTCGTGCTTTTCCTGCACGTGCGAGGTTTCCAGCGGCGTCGTGAAGCTCGGCCAGCCGCAGCCGCTGTCGAACTTGTCCAGCGAGGAGAACAGCGGTTCGCCGGACACGATGTCGACGTAGATGCCGGGTTCGTGGCTGTTGTGGAACGCGTTGTGGAACGGTCGCTCGGTCCCGCTCTCCTGGGTCACCCGGAACTGCTCCGGGGTGAGCTTGGCGAGGGCTTCGGGTGTCTTGCGGTAGTCGGACATGGGGGAGCCTCCTGATGGAACTCCCTCTATAATGCGGTCTTCGCGCGGCGATACAACGCCCCCAAGGACACCCGAAAGAGGGTATTTCAGGCCCAGGCCGCGACGTCCTCCACCCAGCGATGCCCGGAACGGCGCAGCAGCTCGCGCGCGGATTCGGGGCCCCAGGTGCCGGCTTCGTACGCGTCGGGGCCGTCCGCGGCGTTCCGCCAGCCCTCGAGGATCGGCGTCACCCATTCCCATGCCGCTTCGGTTTCGTCCTTGCGGACGAAGAGCGCAGGGCTGCCCTTCACGGCATCCAGCATCAGGCCTTCGTACGAGTCCCGGTAGCGGATCCGCTCCGGCTGTCCCAACGGCGACAGCGCATCCACCTCGTCCAGGCCGAACCCGTTGCCCGGATGCTTCACGAACAGCGGCAAGGTCACGCTCTCGTTCGGCTGCACGCGAATCACCAGCCGGCTACCCGGCCGGGCCTCCCCGAACAGGCCCGGCTCGCCCGCGCGGAACTGCACGACGACCTCGGTGAGCTTCTCCGGCATCCGCTTGCCGGAGCGGAGGTAGAACGGCACGCCCCGCCAGCGGGCATTGTCGATCTCGGCCTTCAGCGCGACGAAGGTCTCCGTGTTGCTGGGCGCCTCGCCCGGCAGTTCCTCGCGATAGGCCGGGACCGGCTTGCCGCCCGTGTTGCCCTGGACATACTGCCCGCGGGCGACGTTCTCGCCCAGGTTGCGCGGGTCGAGCGGCTTGAGCGACTTCAGCACGCGCACCTTTTCGTCGCGCAGGGCGTCGGCATCGAGCGACGACGGACGTTCCATCGCGACTACCGTCAGCACCTGCAACAGGTGGTTCTGGATCATGTCGCGCAACGCGCCGGACCCGTCGTAGTAACCGCCGCGGCCCTCGAGACCGACCGTCTCGGCAGCGGTGATCTGCACGTACTCGATCGACTCGCGGTCCCACATCCGCTCGAGCATGGGGTTGGCGAAGCGCAGCGCGATGATGTTCTGCACGGCCTCTTTGCCCAGGTAATGGTCGATACGGTAGATGCTGTTTTCCGGGAAGTGCTTCCCTACCCCGTCATTGACCTTGCGCGCCGTCTCCAGGTCGGTCCCGATCGGCTTTTCCAGGACGATGCGCGAACGGTCGGAGCGCAATCCCTTCTCCGCCACGTTGCGGGCGATGTCCCCGTAGAGGTCGGGCGACGTCGCCAGGTAGAAGACCCGGATCCGTTCGTCGCTCGCGTTGGATGCCAGCAGCGCCTTCAGGCCATCCCAGTTCCCCGCCGAATCGGCACCGTTGAGGCTCACATAGTGAACGAGGCGCAGGAAGCGGTTCAGCGTGGCATCGATGATCTCGTCGGGGCGGAGATGCTGGCGCAAGGCCACCCGTGCGCGCTCGCGGTACGCCTCGTCGTCCAGCGGCGAGCGCGCCGTGCCGACGATTCGCGCGTCGGCGGGCACCTGCCCTTCCGCGAAGCGGCGGTACAGTGCCGGGAGGAGCTTGCGCATGGTGAGGTCGCCGGTGGCGCCGAAGATGACGTAGTCGAAAGAATCGACGGGTTCGAGGGGAATGGCGGAAGCGTTCATGGTGTGCATGGATGAGGCGCGACGCCGGGCTTTCAAGGGGGCGGCCTGACGAAGGTCGTTGCCTGCCAGGCATAAGTGTTATGACCGGCGAGGTATGACGCCCGCCATTCCTCCGTCCCCATGGAGACGGACGACGGCCCCATGCCGGGGCCCAACGAAGGAACAGCGAATCATGAGCAAGCTCAAGAACAAGGTCGCCATCGTCACGGGCGCTTCCAAGGGCATCGGCGCGGGCGTGGCGAAGTCGCTCGCCGCCGAGGGCGCCGCGGTCGTGGTCAATTACGCGTCGAGCAAGGCCGGTGCCGATAAGGTGGTGGCCGAGATCCAGGCCGCGGGCGGCAAGGCCGTGGCCGTCGGCGGCGACGTCACGAAGCAGGCCGACGCGGAGAACCTCGTGGCCAGGGCCATCGAGCAGTTCGGCCGCCTCGACATCCTGGTGAACAACTCGGGCGTCTACGAGTTCGCCTCCATCGAGACCACCACCGAGGCCCAATACCGCCGCATGTTCGACGTCAACGTGCTCGGGACCATCCTGATGAGCCAGGCCGCGTCGAAGCACCTCGGCCAGGGCGGCAGCATCGTCAACATCGGCTCCGCGGTCACCCGCATCACGCCAGCGGAGAGCGCGGTGTATACCGGCACGAAGGGAGCGGTGGACGCGATCACCGGCGTCCTTGCGCGCGAACTCGGGCCACGCGGCATCCGCGTCAACGCCGTGAACCCCGGCATGGTGATCACCGAAGGCGTGCAGGCGGCGGGTTTCGCGGGTTCCGATTTCGAGACCTGGGCGGCAAGCCAGACGCCGCTCGGCCGCGTGGGACAGGTCGACGACATCGCGCCGATCGTCACCTTCCTTGCGACCGACGACGCGCGATGGGTCACGGGCGAACTGATGCTCGCCTCCGGCGGGATGCGCTGAGCGAACCCGCTCCTCAGGCTTCGTTCCGGAGGCCGTACAGCTCCGGATGAAGGAACGGCGCCATCGCCAGCACCATCGCCTGCGTATACGCGCTTTCGCGCGTGGCGTGGCCGTTGGTGACGAGGCCGATGGCGCCGCCCTGCTGCTTGATGTTCACGGTGCCGAACAGGCGGTCCATGACGTGACCGAGTTCCTCGCCGTCGAGGAGCGATTCGTAGACCGCCGGTGGCAGCGGCAGCCACGCGCTGCAACCGATGGACACATCGTCGCCGTTCGCGATGGCGACGTAACCGAAGGTGCCCGGGCCGTCCTCGGTCACGTCGACGCCGCCTTCCAGCGCCACGTAGAAATCGGCGTCGCCGTTCTGGCGGCAGAAATTCATGCGGTTGACGGCGCCCTCGCGCGTTTCGGCCGCCGTCATGGGCTGGTCAGGCACGCCCGAGGGTGCGTGCATGCCCTCGCATTCCACCAGGCGGCCGGGAAAGAGCGGTGCCAACGCGTTGCGCACCGCGCCGATCTTGACCGGGTTGCGGGAACCGACGAGGACCCGGATGGGCGACGTATCGTTGGGCACCGGCGTCACCCGGCGAGCGCCCGATCGACCATCGCCTGCGCCTCTTCGAGGATCGTCCGCAGGTGCGCCTCGCCGCGGAAGCTTTCCCCATACACCTTGTAGATATCCTCCGTGCCGGAAGGCCGTGCGGCGAACCAGCCGTTGGCCGAAATCACCTTGATGCCGCCGATCGGCTGCCCGCCCGCCTTGTTCGTGACGTCGACGATGGCGTCGCCTGCCAGCGTGGACGAAGTGACCTGATCGGGCGCCAACTTCGAGAGCTTCGCCTTCTGGGCCTGGTTCGCCGGCGCGTCGATACGCGCGTTGGCGGGATTGCCGAGGCGTTCCGTGATGCCCGCGTAGACCTCGCCCGGATCCTTGCCGAGGCGCGCGGTGATCTCGCCGGCAAGCAGCGCGGCGACGATGCCGTCCTTGTCGGTGGACCAGGCCGAGGCGTCCTTCGCCAGGAACGAGGCGCCCGCGCTCTCCTCGCAACCGAAACCGAGGCTGCCATCGTAAAGACCGGATACGAAATACTTGAACCCCACGGGTACCTCGCGCAACGGACGACCGAGGTGCGCGGCGACGCGGTCGAGGAGCGCCGTGCTCACAGCGGTCTTGCCCACCGCGGCGTCGGCACGCCAGCCGGGCCGGTTCTGGAACAGGTACCAGGCCGCCGTGGCGAGGTAATGGTTCGCGGGCATCAGGCCGACGCTGGGAGCCACCACGCCATGACGGTCATGGTCGGTGTCGCAGGCGAACGCGACGTCGAAACGGTCCTTCAGCCCGATGAGGCGCTGCATGGCATACGCCGAGGAGGGATCCATGCGCACGCGGCCGTCCCAGTCCAGCGACATGAACGAGAACGTCGGATCGACCGCTTCGCTGACCACGGTGAGATCGATGCCGTAGCGCTCCCCGATCGCGCGCCAGTAATGCACGCCGGCACCGCCGAGCGGATCGACGCCCATGCGCACGCCGCTCGCACGGACGGTGTCCAGGTCGAGCACGTCGCCGAGGTCGCCCACATAGCGCTGCAGGAAATCGTAGTCGTGCGTGGTCGAGGCCTTGCGTGCCTGGGCGAAGGGCATGCGCTTCACCTCGCGCAGGCCGCCTTCGATGAGCGCATTGGCCCGTGCGGCGATCCAGCCCGTGGCGTCGGTGTCGGCGGGTCCGCCGTGCGGCGGGTTGTACTTGATGCCGCCGCTTTCCGGCGGATTGTGTGAAGGCGTGATGACGATGCCGTCCGCCAGGCCGCGATCGCGGCCGCGGTTGTGGACGAGGATCGCGTGCGACACCGCCGGCGTGGGCGTGAACTCTCCGCCTGTCGATACCTGGGTCTCCACGCCGTTCGCGGCGAGCACCTCGAGCGTGCTCTCGAAGGCGGGCGCCGAGAGCGCATGGGTGTCGATGCCCACGAACACGGGGCCATCGACGCCGACGTGCGTACGGTAGTCGCAGATCGCCTGCACGACGGCAAACACATGCCACTCGTTGAACGAGCGGTCGAACGACGACCCGCGATGTCCCGACGTGCCGAAGGCGACCCGCTGCTCCGCTATCGCGGGATCGGGCTTGAGGTCATGGTAGGCGGCCAGCAGGGCCGGCACGTCGACGGGCTGGCTCTCCGTGGCGGGCTTTCCCGCAAGCGGACTGATCTTGGCACTCACCGATGGCTCTCCAACGACAGGCAATGCCGCAAGCATACGATGTGTTTTGAGATTTCTTCCATGTCCGCGGACACGCGGCATGGTTATCGTGCATTCACAGGCGCAAACGCTCGATGTATTCGAAGATCTCGGCATCCGTATCCAGCCGGAGCTTCCTCATCGCATTCGACTTCTGCTGACTGATGGTCGAAAGGCCGCGGCCTGTCGCCCGGGCGATGTCGGTGACGCTGTTGCCGGCGGCG
Coding sequences:
- a CDS encoding glucose 1-dehydrogenase → MSKLKNKVAIVTGASKGIGAGVAKSLAAEGAAVVVNYASSKAGADKVVAEIQAAGGKAVAVGGDVTKQADAENLVARAIEQFGRLDILVNNSGVYEFASIETTTEAQYRRMFDVNVLGTILMSQAASKHLGQGGSIVNIGSAVTRITPAESAVYTGTKGAVDAITGVLARELGPRGIRVNAVNPGMVITEGVQAAGFAGSDFETWAASQTPLGRVGQVDDIAPIVTFLATDDARWVTGELMLASGGMR
- the yjjX gene encoding inosine/xanthosine triphosphatase, with the protein product MPNDTSPIRVLVGSRNPVKIGAVRNALAPLFPGRLVECEGMHAPSGVPDQPMTAAETREGAVNRMNFCRQNGDADFYVALEGGVDVTEDGPGTFGYVAIANGDDVSIGCSAWLPLPPAVYESLLDGEELGHVMDRLFGTVNIKQQGGAIGLVTNGHATRESAYTQAMVLAMAPFLHPELYGLRNEA
- the msrB gene encoding peptide-methionine (R)-S-oxide reductase MsrB; translated protein: MSDYRKTPEALAKLTPEQFRVTQESGTERPFHNAFHNSHEPGIYVDIVSGEPLFSSLDKFDSGCGWPSFTTPLETSHVQEKHDGSHGMIRTEVRSTHGDSHLGHVFPDGPRDRGGLRYCINSASLRFIPVADLEKEGYGQYASLFADAKGGAA
- the pgm gene encoding phosphoglucomutase (alpha-D-glucose-1,6-bisphosphate-dependent) — protein: MSAKISPLAGKPATESQPVDVPALLAAYHDLKPDPAIAEQRVAFGTSGHRGSSFDRSFNEWHVFAVVQAICDYRTHVGVDGPVFVGIDTHALSAPAFESTLEVLAANGVETQVSTGGEFTPTPAVSHAILVHNRGRDRGLADGIVITPSHNPPESGGIKYNPPHGGPADTDATGWIAARANALIEGGLREVKRMPFAQARKASTTHDYDFLQRYVGDLGDVLDLDTVRASGVRMGVDPLGGAGVHYWRAIGERYGIDLTVVSEAVDPTFSFMSLDWDGRVRMDPSSAYAMQRLIGLKDRFDVAFACDTDHDRHGVVAPSVGLMPANHYLATAAWYLFQNRPGWRADAAVGKTAVSTALLDRVAAHLGRPLREVPVGFKYFVSGLYDGSLGFGCEESAGASFLAKDASAWSTDKDGIVAALLAGEITARLGKDPGEVYAGITERLGNPANARIDAPANQAQKAKLSKLAPDQVTSSTLAGDAIVDVTNKAGGQPIGGIKVISANGWFAARPSGTEDIYKVYGESFRGEAHLRTILEEAQAMVDRALAG
- the zwf gene encoding glucose-6-phosphate dehydrogenase gives rise to the protein MHTMNASAIPLEPVDSFDYVIFGATGDLTMRKLLPALYRRFAEGQVPADARIVGTARSPLDDEAYRERARVALRQHLRPDEIIDATLNRFLRLVHYVSLNGADSAGNWDGLKALLASNASDERIRVFYLATSPDLYGDIARNVAEKGLRSDRSRIVLEKPIGTDLETARKVNDGVGKHFPENSIYRIDHYLGKEAVQNIIALRFANPMLERMWDRESIEYVQITAAETVGLEGRGGYYDGSGALRDMIQNHLLQVLTVVAMERPSSLDADALRDEKVRVLKSLKPLDPRNLGENVARGQYVQGNTGGKPVPAYREELPGEAPSNTETFVALKAEIDNARWRGVPFYLRSGKRMPEKLTEVVVQFRAGEPGLFGEARPGSRLVIRVQPNESVTLPLFVKHPGNGFGLDEVDALSPLGQPERIRYRDSYEGLMLDAVKGSPALFVRKDETEAAWEWVTPILEGWRNAADGPDAYEAGTWGPESARELLRRSGHRWVEDVAAWA
- the msrA gene encoding peptide-methionine (S)-S-oxide reductase MsrA; its protein translation is MSTSRAILAGGCFWGMQDLIRKQPGVITTRVGYTGGDVPNATYRNHGTHAEAIEIEFDPAKLSYRKVLEFFFQIHDPTTLNRQGNDVGTSYRSAIFYLDAEQKAVAEDTLADVNASGLWPGKAVTEISPAGPFWEAEPEHQDYLEKYPNGYTCHFIRPDWVLPRRAA